In Bacillus sp. SB49, a single window of DNA contains:
- a CDS encoding alpha/beta hydrolase, protein MYESYPVINGAESFTYEGSNGVGILLCHGFLGTPQSMKDLGTAFASKGYTVKAPRLAGHGTHGEDLKHCSFSDWFLCLEEAYSELSAQCGRVYVVGQSMGGTLTLDLASRHKAIDGILLINPAMSIPSFSTYNRNDCPMWIEEGRPDIKKNDVEEITYTRTPRFAYRQLLQYMEVVQKRLPAVSCPISCFQSRIDHVVPPANTDFILQRVGSKQKSKVVLEDSYHVASMDNDQETIIEHTHAFIQNHLHYALPKVDL, encoded by the coding sequence ATGTACGAATCATATCCGGTAATCAATGGAGCAGAATCGTTTACGTACGAAGGCAGTAACGGCGTCGGGATCCTTTTGTGTCATGGTTTTTTAGGTACACCACAAAGCATGAAGGACCTTGGGACGGCGTTTGCATCCAAAGGCTACACCGTTAAAGCACCAAGGCTTGCAGGCCATGGAACACATGGGGAAGATCTGAAGCACTGTTCTTTCTCCGACTGGTTCTTATGCTTGGAAGAAGCCTACAGCGAGTTAAGCGCCCAGTGCGGCCGGGTTTATGTTGTCGGTCAATCGATGGGCGGCACGTTGACGCTCGACCTTGCCAGCCGGCATAAGGCAATAGACGGTATCCTGTTGATTAATCCAGCTATGTCCATCCCCTCTTTCTCTACTTATAACAGGAATGATTGTCCGATGTGGATCGAAGAAGGACGTCCGGACATCAAGAAAAACGACGTGGAAGAAATCACCTATACCAGAACCCCGCGATTTGCATATCGACAGCTGCTTCAATACATGGAAGTGGTCCAGAAACGGCTTCCCGCCGTATCCTGTCCGATCAGCTGTTTCCAATCCAGGATCGATCATGTCGTTCCACCGGCAAACACCGACTTCATCCTTCAACGTGTTGGTTCGAAGCAGAAGTCCAAAGTGGTGCTTGAGGACTCTTACCATGTCGCATCGATGGATAATGATCAGGAAACGATCATTGAGCACACCCATGCTTTCATTCAGAACCACCTGCACTACGCCTTACCAAAAGTCGATCTCTAA
- a CDS encoding response regulator transcription factor, which translates to MEDLYRVVIVDDEMLIRQGIINYIDWESQGFRIVGEASNGKEALQLVDELHPHLLITDIVMPGMNGIELVKAVKERHPSVEIIVLSSFENFDYVRSAFQFGIADYILKPKLNGEELIRTLNRISPNTADNPVEYEKDISLEDLLRKKLEGQEWTAEEEEKLQAFPQGAYTLLGLTETRRNGGNSSLISLHQKLSEEGAIKGIEWIADVESDFNVALLIYDSLHTAAVQERLVRFSDEYEGVGDRAPWVVSAPFFSLKEVGEVYRDQVIRLKEYAFYMPEAPILMEGLLPDLERKERPFDLSGFIDRFKQRKFDTAIQNLRRHLDALTSDYTLDIFEFKSWMENVIFNSIVLLGNMKYPVDDLETLKYEYFAVINEAGNVNDAVAPFYDFLEKVQVVVQEDTQRECPTDVQRLLQYIEEHYAEPLSLTTLANYFHFNASYLSTYFSTHLHIGFSDYLNKVRIEKAKRLLESTNTPVSEVSEQVGYSDPSYFGKVFKRLVGSSPGKYRKKAMAAN; encoded by the coding sequence ATGGAAGATTTATATCGAGTGGTCATTGTAGATGATGAAATGCTGATCAGGCAGGGGATCATCAATTATATCGACTGGGAGAGTCAGGGATTCCGTATTGTGGGAGAAGCATCAAACGGGAAAGAGGCGCTGCAGCTTGTCGATGAGCTTCATCCACATCTGCTTATTACGGATATCGTTATGCCGGGCATGAACGGAATTGAATTAGTGAAGGCCGTCAAGGAACGGCATCCGTCCGTTGAAATTATCGTACTGAGCAGTTTTGAGAACTTCGACTATGTGCGTTCCGCCTTTCAATTCGGTATTGCCGATTATATATTAAAGCCGAAATTGAACGGGGAAGAGCTGATTCGGACGTTAAATCGGATTTCGCCGAATACAGCAGACAACCCGGTTGAATATGAAAAAGATATCTCCTTGGAAGATCTTTTGCGTAAGAAATTGGAGGGACAGGAGTGGACGGCGGAAGAAGAAGAGAAGTTACAGGCATTCCCGCAGGGAGCCTACACGCTCCTTGGATTGACCGAGACCCGACGGAATGGCGGCAATTCGTCACTTATATCTCTGCATCAAAAATTATCCGAAGAGGGAGCGATTAAAGGAATTGAGTGGATCGCTGACGTTGAAAGCGATTTCAATGTGGCTCTGCTCATTTATGACTCCCTTCATACAGCTGCTGTCCAAGAAAGGCTGGTACGTTTCTCCGATGAATATGAAGGAGTCGGAGACCGCGCTCCGTGGGTCGTCAGTGCACCGTTTTTCTCTCTTAAGGAAGTCGGTGAAGTCTATCGCGACCAGGTTATTCGCTTGAAAGAATACGCCTTTTATATGCCGGAAGCTCCTATTCTTATGGAAGGGCTGCTGCCGGACTTGGAGCGGAAGGAGCGCCCATTCGATTTAAGTGGTTTCATTGATCGCTTCAAGCAGCGGAAATTCGATACGGCCATACAAAATTTAAGAAGGCACCTCGATGCCTTGACGAGTGATTATACTCTCGATATCTTTGAGTTTAAATCTTGGATGGAGAACGTCATTTTTAACAGCATTGTTCTCCTCGGCAATATGAAATATCCGGTGGATGACCTGGAAACGTTAAAGTATGAATACTTTGCAGTCATCAACGAGGCTGGGAATGTAAATGATGCGGTCGCACCTTTTTATGATTTTTTGGAGAAGGTTCAAGTGGTCGTTCAAGAGGATACCCAGAGGGAATGCCCGACCGATGTCCAGCGTCTGCTGCAATATATAGAAGAACACTATGCGGAACCGCTGTCCTTGACGACGCTTGCCAACTATTTTCACTTTAACGCATCTTATTTATCTACGTATTTCAGTACGCACCTTCATATCGGTTTCAGCGATTATTTGAACAAGGTGAGGATTGAGAAAGCGAAACGGCTGCTGGAATCGACGAATACGCCTGTAAGCGAAGTGAGTGAGCAGGTCGGTTATTCTGATCCAAGCTACTTTGGTAAAGTATTCAAGCGGCTGGTCGGTTCCTCTCCGGGAAAGTATCGTAAAAAAGCTATGGCAGCGAATTGA
- a CDS encoding ABC transporter substrate-binding protein codes for MKGFLFKKSWVFALALIAIFTLAACSSDESSGSDGGGEDSNKVTAWAWDPKFNIAALEIAKDAYEGDAEIEIIENAQDDIVQKLNTGLSSGTMKGMPNIVLIEDQRAQSFLKSYPDAFYPIDDYMNPDDFASYKIAPTSLDGKQYGLPFDTGVMGLYFRTDYLEEAGYTKEDLTDITWDEFIAIGKDVKEKTGKDMVSMDPNDLGIVRAMIQSAGKWYVEEDGETLNIEGNEALKKAFETYKSMMEADIVKANSDWSQYVAAFNSGDIATVPTGNWIGASIMAEESQSGKWAVAPIPKLDVEGAVNASNLGGSSFYVLNIDGKEKAAEFLGETFGSNTDFYQDLITEVGAVATYSPAAEGEAYQQESEFFGGQKLVSDLSEWTNEIPAVDYGTHTYAIEDILVAEMQNYLNGKELDAVLADAQAQAEAQLK; via the coding sequence GTGAAAGGTTTTCTTTTTAAGAAAAGTTGGGTGTTCGCTTTAGCTCTGATCGCTATTTTCACACTTGCTGCTTGTTCTTCGGATGAATCGAGCGGTAGTGATGGAGGTGGGGAAGATTCCAATAAAGTCACAGCATGGGCGTGGGATCCGAAGTTCAATATAGCAGCATTGGAAATTGCTAAAGATGCCTACGAAGGCGATGCAGAAATCGAAATTATTGAAAATGCTCAAGATGATATCGTACAGAAATTGAATACAGGACTCAGTTCCGGAACAATGAAAGGTATGCCGAACATCGTTCTGATTGAAGACCAGCGTGCTCAAAGTTTCTTGAAATCTTATCCTGATGCTTTTTATCCAATTGATGATTATATGAATCCAGATGATTTCGCATCCTATAAGATCGCTCCGACGAGCTTGGATGGAAAGCAGTACGGACTTCCTTTTGATACAGGCGTTATGGGGCTTTACTTCCGTACGGACTACTTGGAAGAAGCCGGTTATACGAAAGAAGATCTGACAGACATCACGTGGGATGAATTCATTGCCATCGGTAAAGACGTGAAAGAGAAAACAGGAAAAGACATGGTTTCCATGGATCCTAATGATCTTGGAATCGTCCGTGCCATGATCCAGTCTGCTGGTAAATGGTATGTCGAGGAAGATGGAGAAACATTGAACATTGAAGGTAACGAAGCACTGAAGAAAGCGTTCGAAACTTACAAGTCCATGATGGAAGCGGATATTGTGAAAGCGAATTCAGACTGGAGTCAATATGTCGCTGCCTTTAACAGTGGAGACATTGCGACAGTTCCGACTGGTAACTGGATCGGTGCAAGCATCATGGCGGAAGAATCCCAGTCCGGTAAATGGGCGGTCGCTCCAATTCCAAAACTTGATGTAGAGGGTGCCGTCAACGCATCGAACCTTGGAGGAAGCTCCTTCTATGTGTTGAACATCGATGGGAAAGAGAAAGCAGCTGAATTCCTGGGTGAAACTTTCGGAAGCAATACTGATTTCTATCAGGATCTAATTACGGAAGTAGGAGCTGTCGCTACGTACTCTCCAGCAGCAGAGGGAGAAGCTTATCAGCAGGAAAGCGAATTCTTCGGCGGACAGAAATTGGTCTCTGACTTGTCTGAATGGACAAACGAGATCCCGGCTGTCGATTACGGAACGCACACGTACGCCATTGAAGATATCCTTGTAGCGGAAATGCAGAACTACTTGAACGGAAAAGAATTGGATGCTGTGCTCGCAGATGCTCAAGCTCAGGCAGAAGCGCAGTTGAAATAA
- a CDS encoding cache domain-containing sensor histidine kinase: MKRLREFIRNNRLFMKMFLVMVISIVAVSVLIAFSTIRMSNNLFMETFSITNTKVLNQIKQEFESFSNAVASTTMNVQDNGTIKRLLTREDMNSVEESKSYYGITEQLDRIYTDSLNQANMIVLGNNGRLFNMKYNHWPVTADALINHPITENLQKNPDEILYQFIPASEISNGRDMVVASKALTERSTGNIYGYVYIPIRERDVHAFYEGFTSEGNSVLVMNGQGEIVSSNRSEWIGRRTPHLLSVAEASDVNRKEYRDAEAFDKDYLMMSESLPALDMYVINLIDQEVVVNNLIDTKELVMISVGIVILAVGIVFIISRRMTNSLSRLVGQISNMSKYDFRKPVDEEGGYEARKLGEAFNYMLNELQDHVDILLKTQRQARKAELEALQHQINPHFLYNTLTSVKFMVKEGKKEEAFDTIDALIPLLQNALGNVDETITVEQEAANIEHYILINRMRYGNKIKVNTLISPDCLHYHLPKLVIQPFLENAFFHAFTDKKEGFIQILIAQREDKLVCEVVDTGDGMRMETFRNQKEKRKLFSGIGIRNVHDRIQMLFGEHYGVEIASEWKKGTKVKIVLPLLEGNPKDMTIPINNTKIGPS, translated from the coding sequence ATGAAAAGACTGCGAGAATTTATTCGGAACAATCGGTTGTTCATGAAGATGTTTTTGGTCATGGTGATCAGTATTGTCGCTGTTTCGGTCTTAATTGCCTTCAGTACGATTCGAATGTCCAATAATTTATTCATGGAAACCTTCAGTATTACCAATACGAAAGTGTTGAATCAGATCAAGCAGGAATTCGAATCTTTCAGTAATGCAGTCGCATCTACTACCATGAATGTCCAGGATAACGGGACGATCAAGCGACTGCTGACGAGAGAGGATATGAATTCGGTAGAAGAATCGAAGTCGTACTACGGGATTACAGAACAGCTGGACCGTATTTATACAGATAGTCTGAATCAGGCTAATATGATCGTACTTGGCAACAATGGCCGTCTGTTCAATATGAAATATAACCATTGGCCTGTCACTGCAGATGCTCTGATCAACCATCCAATTACAGAAAATCTGCAGAAGAACCCGGACGAAATTCTGTACCAATTCATTCCTGCCAGTGAAATTTCAAATGGCAGAGATATGGTCGTTGCTTCTAAAGCCTTGACGGAAAGGTCGACTGGCAATATCTATGGATATGTATATATTCCCATCCGGGAAAGGGACGTTCACGCCTTTTATGAAGGGTTTACGAGTGAAGGGAATAGTGTGCTTGTCATGAACGGCCAGGGGGAGATCGTTTCCAGTAATAGGTCTGAATGGATCGGACGCCGTACCCCGCACCTTCTTTCCGTTGCAGAAGCTTCCGATGTAAACCGTAAGGAATATAGAGATGCGGAGGCGTTCGATAAGGACTATTTAATGATGTCAGAATCTCTGCCGGCTTTGGACATGTATGTCATTAATTTGATCGATCAGGAGGTCGTCGTCAATAACTTGATTGATACGAAGGAACTGGTGATGATCAGCGTAGGAATCGTCATCTTGGCCGTAGGAATCGTATTCATTATATCGAGGAGGATGACCAATTCCTTGAGCAGGCTGGTCGGACAGATTTCCAATATGTCAAAATACGATTTCCGAAAGCCGGTAGACGAAGAGGGTGGATACGAAGCCAGAAAGCTCGGCGAGGCTTTCAATTATATGTTGAACGAGCTTCAGGATCATGTGGATATTCTGCTGAAAACGCAGCGGCAGGCGAGAAAAGCGGAACTTGAGGCCCTTCAACACCAGATCAATCCCCATTTCTTATACAATACGTTGACTTCTGTTAAATTCATGGTGAAAGAAGGGAAGAAAGAAGAAGCATTCGATACGATCGATGCGCTTATTCCTTTGCTGCAGAATGCACTCGGAAACGTGGATGAAACCATTACCGTAGAGCAGGAAGCTGCGAACATCGAGCACTATATCCTTATTAATCGGATGCGTTATGGAAACAAAATTAAGGTGAATACGCTTATTTCCCCTGACTGTCTTCATTATCATTTACCTAAGCTGGTGATCCAGCCTTTCCTGGAAAATGCTTTCTTTCATGCATTTACGGACAAAAAGGAAGGCTTCATTCAAATTCTCATTGCCCAGCGGGAGGACAAACTGGTCTGTGAAGTTGTGGATACAGGAGACGGCATGCGGATGGAAACGTTCCGAAATCAGAAGGAGAAACGAAAGTTGTTCAGCGGTATAGGGATTCGGAACGTACATGATCGAATCCAGATGTTGTTCGGAGAACATTACGGAGTAGAAATAGCCAGTGAGTGGAAAAAGGGCACGAAAGTGAAAATAGTTCTACCATTACTCGAAGGAAATCCTAAAGATATGACCATACCTATAAATAATACCAAAATAGGTCCATCGTAA
- a CDS encoding carbohydrate ABC transporter permease, which produces MSNSMESTSSTYVEKSKKNGTKRWFKKNYVGWLFIIIAILGIAVFYFYPMLRALLLSFQSGMGANLEYVGLDNYIRLFSDPTFIAALTNTFIYLLVQVPVMIILALVFSVILNDSTLKFKGFFRTAIFLPCVTSLVAYAVIFKYLFGVDGLINTFLLDLSLISEPLNWLADPLLAKITIILAITWRWTGYNMIFYLSALQNVDKSMYEAAKIDGASSIQRFFYITVPMLKPIILFTSIMSTIGTLQIFDEIMNITGGGPGNATLSISMYIYNLSFKYSPDFGYAATVSYVIVILVVIFSLIQFKVAGEEK; this is translated from the coding sequence ATGAGCAATTCCATGGAAAGTACCAGTTCTACTTATGTGGAGAAAAGTAAGAAGAACGGAACGAAACGGTGGTTTAAAAAGAATTATGTCGGTTGGTTGTTCATCATCATTGCCATTCTTGGAATCGCAGTGTTCTATTTCTATCCAATGTTACGAGCTTTGCTGCTGTCCTTCCAATCCGGTATGGGAGCCAATCTTGAATATGTAGGGCTGGATAACTATATTCGCCTCTTCAGTGATCCCACCTTCATAGCAGCTCTGACAAACACGTTCATTTATCTTCTTGTGCAAGTGCCTGTCATGATCATTCTGGCTCTGGTCTTTTCGGTCATCCTGAATGATTCGACGTTGAAATTCAAAGGATTTTTCCGGACGGCAATTTTCCTTCCGTGTGTCACTTCATTGGTCGCCTATGCAGTTATCTTTAAATACTTATTCGGTGTCGATGGTTTAATCAACACGTTCCTGTTGGATCTTTCTCTCATTTCGGAACCGTTGAACTGGCTGGCGGATCCACTGCTTGCCAAGATCACGATCATTCTTGCCATCACATGGCGCTGGACGGGTTACAATATGATTTTCTATCTATCGGCCTTGCAGAACGTAGATAAGTCCATGTATGAGGCGGCAAAAATAGACGGTGCGTCAAGCATTCAACGTTTCTTCTATATTACTGTCCCTATGTTAAAGCCGATCATCTTGTTCACTTCCATCATGTCTACGATCGGAACACTTCAGATCTTTGATGAAATCATGAACATCACAGGTGGTGGACCGGGTAACGCAACCCTATCTATCTCCATGTACATCTATAATCTATCATTCAAGTACAGCCCTGATTTTGGTTATGCAGCGACTGTATCTTACGTAATCGTTATCCTTGTGGTTATCTTCTCGCTAATTCAATTTAAAGTGGCAGGTGAAGAAAAATGA
- a CDS encoding carbohydrate ABC transporter permease, whose product MKKAKRIGVYVFLSVAALFSIFPFLWMIVSMTNKSVDVTQGRLLPGTHLFENIRVLFESVDVVTALVNSTIIAVITTFLTLLIGSLAGYGFEIYRSPGKDRIFNVLLLSMMIPFAAIMIPLYRLFGGVSSTIPFLGIDTLAAAILPTVITAFFIFFFRQNTKMFAKELVEAGRMDGLSELGIFFRIYLPTMKTTYAAAAIIAFMNSWNNYLWPLVILQSPENQTIPLLISNLGAGYSPDYGVIMTAIVIATLPTALVFFIMQKHFVAGMMGSVKG is encoded by the coding sequence ATGAAGAAAGCAAAACGAATCGGTGTCTATGTGTTTTTGAGTGTCGCGGCGTTGTTCTCTATCTTCCCGTTTTTGTGGATGATTGTGAGCATGACCAACAAGTCGGTGGACGTTACTCAAGGGCGCTTGCTGCCGGGTACCCATCTATTTGAAAACATCCGTGTGTTGTTCGAGTCAGTGGATGTCGTCACGGCGCTCGTAAACTCTACGATCATTGCCGTCATCACGACATTTTTGACTTTGTTGATCGGTTCCCTTGCTGGTTATGGGTTTGAAATTTACCGCTCACCGGGCAAGGACCGCATATTTAATGTTCTTCTTCTTTCTATGATGATTCCGTTTGCAGCCATCATGATTCCGCTTTACCGTTTGTTCGGAGGCGTATCTTCCACCATCCCGTTTCTTGGAATCGATACCCTCGCGGCTGCCATCCTGCCGACCGTCATTACGGCATTCTTTATCTTCTTCTTCCGTCAGAATACGAAGATGTTCGCGAAGGAATTAGTGGAAGCCGGGCGTATGGACGGGTTGAGTGAGCTGGGTATCTTCTTCCGTATCTACCTGCCTACAATGAAAACGACGTATGCAGCTGCAGCGATCATTGCATTTATGAACAGCTGGAACAACTATCTATGGCCGTTGGTCATTTTGCAGTCGCCTGAAAACCAGACGATCCCGTTGTTAATTTCCAATCTTGGTGCAGGATATTCTCCGGATTACGGAGTAATCATGACTGCCATTGTTATCGCGACACTGCCGACAGCGCTTGTATTCTTCATTATGCAGAAGCATTTCGTAGCTGGAATGATGGGTTCTGTCAAAGGTTAA
- a CDS encoding ribose-phosphate diphosphokinase — MSSESKMKLFSMNSNEPLAEEIADILEVPLGKSSVIRFSDGEITINIEESVRGDDVYIVQPTSQPVNENLMELLIMIDAMKRASAKTINVVIPYFGYARQDRKARPREPITAKLIANLLETAGISRVITLDLHAPQIQGFFNTPVDQLLGIPILAQYYKENYKNLQDTVIVAPDTSGLSRARRMANILDLPIAFVDKRRQGPGEPGQVNVIGDIEGKHVIIVDDMIDTADTVTIAAEALLKHDVKDIYACGTHAVLSDPSVKKIDQSPIKELLVTNSIFLPEEKRISKIKSLSVAPLLADALLRVQHEHSVSVLFD, encoded by the coding sequence ATGAGTTCAGAATCAAAGATGAAGCTGTTCAGCATGAATTCCAATGAGCCGTTGGCGGAGGAAATAGCGGACATTCTGGAAGTACCTTTAGGAAAGAGTTCCGTCATCCGTTTCAGTGATGGAGAAATTACGATCAACATTGAAGAAAGCGTCCGCGGGGATGATGTGTATATCGTCCAACCGACGTCCCAGCCTGTCAACGAGAACTTGATGGAGCTGCTTATTATGATTGATGCGATGAAACGTGCTTCGGCGAAGACGATCAACGTGGTCATTCCTTACTTCGGTTATGCACGTCAAGACCGAAAGGCACGTCCTCGTGAGCCGATCACTGCGAAATTGATTGCAAACCTTCTGGAAACAGCGGGCATATCACGTGTGATCACTCTCGACCTGCATGCGCCTCAAATCCAAGGCTTCTTCAATACGCCGGTGGATCAGCTGCTTGGTATTCCGATTCTTGCACAGTATTACAAAGAAAATTATAAGAATCTGCAGGATACAGTCATCGTTGCACCGGATACGAGTGGTTTAAGCCGCGCAAGAAGAATGGCCAACATTCTGGATCTGCCGATTGCTTTCGTAGATAAGCGCAGGCAGGGGCCGGGAGAACCAGGTCAGGTTAATGTCATCGGTGACATAGAAGGCAAACACGTAATTATCGTGGATGATATGATTGATACCGCCGATACAGTTACAATTGCTGCGGAAGCGCTCCTCAAGCATGATGTGAAAGATATCTATGCCTGTGGAACTCATGCCGTACTTTCGGATCCATCTGTGAAGAAAATCGATCAATCGCCGATCAAAGAGCTGCTTGTAACCAATTCTATTTTCCTTCCGGAGGAAAAGCGGATCTCTAAAATCAAGTCGCTGTCTGTGGCACCATTGCTTGCAGATGCACTCCTTCGTGTCCAACACGAGCACTCCGTCAGTGTTCTGTTCGATTAA
- a CDS encoding MFS transporter, with translation MRRGAVPDVVEDKRRYTFRHPAFRFIGGNLVSFFGDQIYLIALPLIVLSITGSPLSMGIVAALERLPVLLQPLAGVWTDRFNRKFLLLGSDLSRFSAIGLLGILYITGQLEIWHLYAAALFVGVCTQLYQTSQFAILPELVKEEELPAMNAVNSGTFQAAVFLSPGLGGILLSIWNPGVGLILNSFSFLIGALVVWSLPIQPPAWSGKNKDGMISGLKEGFRYVWSVKAILHTNLAMLFSVFGTTMFLTMYIVHLNSTINMATVPIGFLLSVGGITAVAGSFASSWLSKRMTYRTLLFCTGVLGGASIVGFAAGGSFWWLAVMNAVGTGTASISSPCILTIRQQGSPAHLLGRVQATSRFMTWSLMPVSALFAGWLAEVYGTTVPILTGGLLVLSASFFYLHPALDKRRRI, from the coding sequence ATGAGGAGGGGAGCCGTTCCGGACGTTGTCGAAGATAAGAGACGATACACCTTTCGTCATCCGGCTTTCCGGTTCATTGGAGGGAATCTTGTATCTTTCTTCGGAGATCAAATCTACTTGATTGCTCTGCCACTGATTGTCTTATCCATCACAGGTTCTCCTTTAAGTATGGGAATCGTTGCGGCATTGGAAAGGCTGCCTGTTCTCCTTCAGCCGTTGGCTGGTGTGTGGACGGACCGTTTCAACCGGAAGTTCCTTCTTTTGGGAAGTGACCTGTCCCGATTTTCAGCTATTGGACTTTTAGGGATTCTATACATAACGGGTCAGCTGGAAATCTGGCATCTGTATGCAGCAGCACTGTTTGTGGGCGTGTGTACCCAACTCTATCAAACATCTCAGTTTGCTATTCTTCCTGAATTAGTAAAAGAGGAAGAGCTGCCGGCTATGAATGCTGTCAACAGTGGAACTTTTCAGGCTGCTGTGTTTCTGTCCCCGGGGCTTGGAGGGATTCTTCTGAGTATTTGGAACCCCGGAGTTGGATTGATCCTGAATAGTTTCTCGTTTCTGATCGGGGCTTTGGTCGTTTGGAGCCTTCCTATACAACCGCCGGCATGGAGTGGAAAGAACAAAGACGGAATGATATCCGGGTTGAAAGAAGGGTTTCGTTATGTTTGGTCTGTCAAAGCGATTCTTCACACGAACCTTGCTATGCTGTTTTCTGTTTTCGGAACGACCATGTTTCTTACCATGTACATTGTGCATTTGAATTCCACCATTAACATGGCCACCGTCCCCATTGGTTTTCTTCTTTCTGTTGGGGGCATTACAGCTGTGGCAGGATCCTTCGCGTCCAGCTGGCTCAGTAAACGAATGACATACCGGACGCTTCTCTTCTGCACAGGCGTTCTCGGTGGGGCGTCTATTGTAGGTTTCGCGGCAGGGGGGTCTTTCTGGTGGCTGGCTGTGATGAATGCCGTCGGTACAGGAACAGCTTCCATCAGCAGTCCATGTATCCTTACTATCCGTCAGCAGGGGAGTCCGGCGCATCTGCTCGGGAGAGTGCAGGCGACAAGCCGCTTCATGACGTGGTCCCTCATGCCGGTTTCCGCTTTATTTGCAGGATGGCTGGCGGAAGTGTACGGGACAACTGTTCCTATTCTGACAGGAGGATTACTTGTCCTGTCGGCCTCCTTTTTTTATCTTCATCCTGCCTTGGATAAGAGAAGGAGGATCTGA